One region of Methanothrix sp. genomic DNA includes:
- a CDS encoding carboxymuconolactone decarboxylase family protein, with protein sequence MCGCGDRHGEIMRALGDKMGGYVPETLKAIYDHRPELVELIERLDRVLLEDGALDKKTKRLIALACVITRMCEDCVYPQAKVAVNYGATKEEILETLEICMITGGVPTFSIAKSGISRLFKEMED encoded by the coding sequence ATGTGCGGATGTGGGGATAGGCATGGCGAGATAATGCGAGCTCTTGGGGATAAGATGGGTGGCTATGTTCCCGAGACGCTCAAGGCGATATACGACCACAGGCCTGAGCTCGTGGAGCTCATCGAGAGGCTCGACAGGGTGCTCCTGGAGGATGGCGCACTCGACAAAAAGACGAAGAGGCTCATCGCTCTGGCCTGTGTTATAACGAGAATGTGTGAGGACTGCGTGTACCCGCAGGCGAAGGTCGCTGTGAACTACGGCGCAACAAAGGAGGAGATCCTGGAGACCCTTGAGATATGCATGATCACGGGTGGTGTCCCGACATTCTCCATCGCCAAGAGCGGCATAAGCAGGCTGTTCAAGGAGATGGAGGATTAA